A genomic region of Lysinibacillus sp. 2017 contains the following coding sequences:
- a CDS encoding mechanosensitive ion channel family protein — MWESIKWLIPTVKVPTLTDGFVAIGILIVGLIIIRFIVRPFMMKFSSMFEKGHHPVLSDITKNIYPSLRSALIFSLVVIAMSLLVEVWLFNSPKLSVYIESVYVFFAFKALNDVLGFYLKNPERFETGKDQDILTPFFLRISKVGVMGIALFTIASLWNFNLNGFLTAIGLTGVALAFGIRDTLSHFFGGMSVALDKPFQIGDWVMSSDENIDGTVEDINLRSTLIQTSDKGLVYVPNSYLVNRPIYNLSKREQRKIEHYIFVSSENSEEAIVEFIETLREQIALHPKTLKSIIHVAMDELRPSACRIVIRYFVATNDTAMMLQIKQDILFVAKHYCEEHELQLVEPNQPQFVWHDSNH; from the coding sequence ATGTGGGAATCCATTAAGTGGCTTATTCCGACTGTCAAAGTTCCAACTTTAACGGATGGATTTGTCGCCATTGGAATATTAATTGTTGGGTTGATAATTATCCGATTCATTGTAAGACCATTCATGATGAAATTTTCGAGTATGTTCGAAAAAGGACATCATCCGGTTTTAAGTGATATAACGAAGAATATTTACCCCTCATTACGAAGTGCGTTAATTTTTAGTTTAGTCGTTATCGCAATGTCGTTATTAGTGGAAGTTTGGCTATTTAACAGTCCAAAATTAAGCGTGTATATTGAATCAGTTTATGTATTTTTTGCGTTTAAAGCGCTAAATGATGTGTTAGGTTTCTATTTAAAAAACCCAGAACGCTTTGAAACGGGTAAAGATCAAGATATTTTAACGCCATTTTTCCTACGCATAAGTAAAGTAGGGGTTATGGGGATTGCGCTGTTTACGATTGCGTCACTTTGGAATTTTAATTTAAATGGCTTTTTGACGGCCATTGGACTGACTGGTGTGGCATTAGCGTTTGGCATACGTGATACATTGTCGCATTTTTTCGGGGGAATGAGTGTTGCACTCGATAAACCGTTTCAAATTGGTGATTGGGTTATGAGTAGCGATGAAAATATCGATGGGACGGTTGAGGATATTAATCTACGAAGTACACTTATACAAACATCTGATAAAGGGCTTGTGTATGTACCAAATTCGTATTTGGTGAACCGCCCGATTTATAATTTATCAAAACGAGAACAACGGAAAATTGAGCATTACATATTTGTATCGAGTGAAAATAGTGAAGAAGCCATTGTAGAATTTATAGAAACGCTCCGTGAGCAAATTGCCTTGCATCCAAAAACGTTAAAATCAATTATTCATGTAGCGATGGATGAGCTTAGACCATCTGCTTGTCGCATTGTCATTCGTTATTTTGTGGCAACGAATGATACGGCAATGATGCTTCAAATAAAGCAAGATATATTGTTTGTTGCGAAGCACTATTGTGAGGAACATGAATTACAGTTAGTTGAACCAAATCAACCGCAATTTGTATGGCATGACTCGAATCATTAA
- the hpaB gene encoding 4-hydroxyphenylacetate 3-monooxygenase, oxygenase component — MGITNGQDFITRLNNLNNEIWLDGQRVEGLLSEHPAFKGIIKSKAALYDLQYDESLKDIMTFISPTSGARVGVSYLQPKTKEDLIKRRKMIEQWAKHSNGIMGRSPDYLNTVLMSFASSASLLEGEENCFANHLRALYERATDYDLSFTHTFISPQVNRSQVHLPNSKEPIAAKVVKTTDDGIVIKGARLLATQGGLTDEVLVFSVPKMLIDDDEAFAFSIPSNTDGLKFICRDSYVGGDSFFNHPLSSQFEEMDSIVVFDDVFVPWERVFYYNNVKIAESFVPQSSFHNFANHQVLTRQIVKTEFILGLAELLIQTINIREYPHIQEKMSEIIVGLETMKALIEKAENDAKLDSFGIMRPNLMPLQVASIIFPKMYPRFIEIIQLIGASGMISLPTENAFHSTIRPQLDQYLQGAFIPADERVKIFRLAWDLTMSAFGTRQTQYERFFYGDPVRIASSLYKFYPKKDYVNSVRSFLSLNEED, encoded by the coding sequence ATGGGAATTACAAATGGACAGGATTTCATCACTCGATTAAACAATTTAAATAATGAAATATGGTTAGACGGGCAACGAGTTGAAGGCTTACTATCCGAGCATCCAGCATTTAAAGGTATTATTAAGTCGAAGGCAGCTCTTTATGATTTACAATATGATGAAAGCCTGAAAGATATTATGACGTTTATTTCACCTACTTCAGGAGCACGAGTTGGCGTTTCGTATTTGCAGCCAAAAACAAAAGAAGACCTTATCAAAAGGCGTAAGATGATTGAACAGTGGGCAAAGCATTCAAATGGAATCATGGGAAGAAGTCCAGACTATTTAAATACCGTTTTAATGAGCTTTGCTTCTTCAGCAAGCTTGTTAGAAGGCGAAGAAAACTGTTTTGCTAATCATTTACGTGCACTTTATGAACGCGCAACAGATTATGATTTATCATTTACCCATACATTTATCAGCCCTCAAGTTAACCGCTCTCAAGTTCATTTGCCGAATTCAAAAGAACCCATTGCAGCAAAGGTTGTCAAAACAACGGATGACGGGATAGTTATTAAAGGGGCTAGGTTATTAGCCACACAAGGTGGATTAACCGATGAAGTTTTAGTATTTAGTGTTCCTAAAATGTTAATTGATGACGATGAAGCGTTTGCTTTTTCGATTCCATCCAATACCGATGGGCTCAAATTTATTTGTCGTGATTCCTATGTTGGTGGGGACTCCTTTTTTAATCACCCACTAAGCTCGCAATTTGAAGAAATGGATTCCATTGTTGTATTTGACGATGTGTTTGTCCCTTGGGAACGCGTCTTTTATTACAATAACGTTAAAATAGCAGAATCATTTGTCCCCCAAAGCAGCTTCCATAATTTTGCGAATCACCAAGTACTAACTAGACAAATTGTCAAAACTGAATTTATTTTAGGACTCGCAGAGCTTCTTATCCAGACGATTAACATTCGTGAATATCCACATATCCAAGAAAAAATGTCCGAAATCATTGTCGGCCTGGAAACGATGAAGGCTCTCATCGAAAAAGCAGAAAATGATGCCAAACTAGATTCATTCGGGATAATGCGTCCTAATCTAATGCCACTTCAAGTAGCAAGTATTATTTTCCCAAAAATGTATCCTCGTTTTATCGAAATCATTCAATTAATCGGGGCAAGTGGGATGATTTCTTTACCAACAGAAAACGCATTTCATTCCACTATCCGCCCACAATTAGATCAATACCTTCAAGGTGCCTTTATACCAGCTGACGAACGCGTCAAAATTTTCCGCTTAGCCTGGGATTTAACAATGAGCGCATTTGGCACAAGACAAACACAATACGAGCGATTTTTTTATGGCGATCCGGTGCGAATAGCTAGTAGTTTATATAAATTTTATCCTAAAAAGGACTATGTTAATTCGGTTAGAAGTTTTTTGAGTTTGAACGAAGAAGACTAA